Genomic DNA from Candidatus Thermoplasmatota archaeon:
GGCGCGAGCGGAGCGGCACCCTCGACGGTGGGCCCGACGAGGGCAACCAGGACCGCGAAGGCGACGAGTGTCCGCTGCATGTCCTGTGGCAAACACCGGCGGATCCGATAAAGGTTCGGGCCACCCGGCGTCGGGATCATCGAGTCCTGCATTTCACTCGGGGCGCTGACACGAACAATTAAAGCGACCCCAGGAGTGTACCCGACTCGGAGTTGAGTGGGAGTGAGGAGGAGCCTTGTCGCGCTCCTCATCGTCCTGGCGAGCCTACCGCAGGCCGCCTCGAGCGCGACGTCCGAAGGTGAATTCGTGGTGGCGGCAGAGGTCCTGCTGCCCACCGGATCCCGGCTCGAGGGCGCGCTCCACGCCTGGTTCATGCCCGACACGACGCGGCTCGAGACGCTGTCCCTCGTCACGTCGAAGGCGAAGATCCAGCACCACGTCCGCGAGCTCGTCGCCCTCGGTCGCGGCGATCGGGTGGAGCGCGGCCACCACGTCTCGACGTACGATCTGACCGACGTGGAGATCACGCTGACGGAGGGCGAGGCTTCGGGGGAGATGGGCTTCCATCCCCAGATCGGCCTCATCGACGTCGTCGTTTCCGAGGCGGTCGTCGCCCGCCCCCGGCTGAGCGGAACCTACTCGAACTACGAGGGATCGACCCTCGAAAGCGACGCGATGCGCGACGGTCGTTATCGCAAGACCGTCCTGAACCCGCACTTCGATCTCGAGTTCGACGGACGCTCCACCTTCAAGGGCGCCGGGACCGCCGTCCTCTTCGGCCCCGACGTCACGATCCGCGCCCGCGAGAACACGCTGGGATTCAACACGGGCGAATCGGCGGAATCGGGGGCCCTCGTCTGGACCATCCGCCAGGAATGGATCACGATCGACTTCGTCGACGGCGCCTTCGAGGCGCGCGGAAGCCAGGGCGCCTTCCGTTCCGCCGTCGCGGATCTCGACGTCGCGTGGCGCGAGATGGCCGTCTTCGTTCCGCTCGCGGGCGTGCTCCGGGCGGGCGGCCAGGAGTTCCGCGCCGAAGGCCGACCGATCTACGTGTCGGGCGATTTCGTCGGCACCTTGAATATCCGCTCGCTGCAGGACGAGCACGCGGTGCTCTTCAACTTCCAGGGCGATCTCTGGTCCACGAGCCTCAAGCCTCAGGCCGTCTCCGTGTCCGCCGAAACCGGATCCTGGCCGTTCCTCCTCGCCCTCGCCGGCCTTGGCGGGGCGGGAAGCCTCGCCGGCCTCGCGCTTCTCAGGCGGCGGCGCCTGCGACGACCGCGCGAGCAGCCGATCGTCGGGTCTCCCGAAGCCTACCTCGCCGCCGCGAACCGCGCGGCCGCGGAGGAGGACTGGGAAGAGGCGCTCGACTGGATCCGCAAGGGACGGACCCTGGCCCCGACCAGCGTGAAGCTGCGGCTCGACGAAGCCTTCTTCCTCAGCATGCTCGGCCGGATCCCGGAGGCCTTCCGCATCTATGAGGAGGCCGCGGCGCTTGCGACCGACGGGGAAGCCGCCTTCTCCGCCGCCGTCTGCGCCGCGCAGCACGGGCTGCCCGCCGCCGAGGCCGAGCGATGGCTTCTCGTCGCCCTCGACCGGTCTCCCGAGCTCGCGCTCGAGGTCTCGGACCTGTGCTTCAAGGAGATCATTGAGCGGCCCCGGATCCGGGAGGCGCTCGAAATCGCCGCCGAGCGCCTGCGCGGCGGTTCGGAACCGACGTCCTGAACGGGGTCTCCAGGCGGGACGTCCGGCTCGGGAGGTGTGAACGGAGGCCATGGCCTCGACGTCCCGCCTGGATTGAGCCTTGCGACTCGCTCCCGACCCCGGGACGTTCGTGGGCCTCATAACCCCGTCGCCCGTTTTCGAGTTTTCAGTTTCATCCAATGGCCGCGATCAAGGCCCCTTCACCGGAGATCGCGGGCAAGAAGTGAAGGATTGAGTCTCGAAACTTTCATCGGGTGGGGAGCCTTTCGACAGGTATGCCTCGCCGGGCCCCGGCCATCGGTTCCGTCTGGCTCGCGCTGAGCGTCATCCTGACCGCTTTCGTGCGATGGCCCAATGGACGGAAACTGTCCGGTCGCGCCCGGAAGATCATCGAGCACGTGCGCGAGCACCCCGGCTGCAACCTGTCCGAGCTCAGGCGAGCCGTGCCGATGGCCTGGGGAACCCTCTACCATCATCTCCGGCGCATGGCGTCCGCGGGGTTCGTGAAGACGCTGCGGCATCGGCGGTCCCTCCTCGTCTTCCCGCCCCACGTCCAGCCCTCGGCCCCCACCCCCCGTCCCGCGGCGGCGGCGCTCGCGAGCCGCGGGGCCCGGGTCCTCGCCGAGCTCATCCTCGCGACCCCGCACCGGACGATCCCGGAGCTCGCCGCCCTCTCCGGCCTCACCCCGCGGATGGTCTACATCCATCTCCGCCGGTTCGAGGACTGCGGATTCATCGTCCTCCCCTCGCCGCGACGATTCACCGGTTTCCGGACGACCGAACGTCTCGAGGCCGCGCTCGTCCATGAACGCCGCGTCCCCCCGCGGTTCCCTTGACCCGCCGATGCGGCGCGAGCACCGCCTCGATATCCCGGCGCACTTCATCGCTCGCCGGTCCCTCCCGCGCGAGCGCCCATCGGATGAGCGATCCGTGGTAGGCCACCTCGACGCTGCGGGCGAGCGCATCAATCTCGACGCGCGCGAGGTCGCCGCGCCGCCGGGCGCGTCGCAGAAGCGCGCGCACGGCCTCGCCGCGCGCCGCGAGGAAGGCGAGCGCGTGCTTCCTGAACGCGTCATCCGCGACGTCGAGCCCGAGAAACGCGAGGCTGCCCGCGATGGATTCGGGTGTCGCGAAGGATGCCTCTCGCGCGAGGCCGTCGACGAGGACGTCGAGCGGCGCCTCGCCGCGCTTCGGCGCGAGCGCGCTTCCCGCCTGCGCGGCGCCGTCCGCGACGAGCCGCAGGAGAAGCGCCCGCTTCGAGCCGAACCGCTGGACGATGGCGCTCGCCGTGATGCCGGCTTCGCGTTCAACGTCCGCGAGCGTCATGCGATACGGGCCGACGCGCGCCACGGCGCGCCGGGTCGCTTCAAGGATGCGGGCGTCCGACGCCGTGCGGGGGCGGGCCATGGGGCGCGTAGCTTGATCCCCGTTTAGAAACATGCCGGATCCATGAACCTCAAGGGCAAGGTGGCGCTCGTCGCGGGCGCGACGCGCGGCGCGGGCCGCGGCATCGCGGCCATGCTCGGCGAAGCCGGCGCGACGGTGTGGTGCACCGGCCGGAGCGTCGCGGGCGCGTCCGCGACACCGGGTCGCCCCGAGACGCTCGAGGAGACGGCGGCCCTCGTCGAATCGAAGGGAGGCGACGCCTTCGTCGCCCGCGTGGACCACACGAGGGAGGACGACGTGCGGCGCCTCTTCGAGCGCGTGCGCGCGGAAAGCGGCGGCCTCGACATCCTCGTGAACGACATCTGGGGCGGCGACGCGCGGACGGCGTGGGGCACGCCGTTCTGGAAACTCGATCCGGCGGACGCCGAGGCGATGATCCGGAGCGGTCTCCTCACGCATCTCGTCACCGCGCGCCACGGCGTGCCGCTGCTACGTGAGCGCGGAAAGGGGCTCGTCGTGGAGCTGACGGACGGCGACGGCGGCAACTACCGCGGCCACCTCTACTACGATCTCGTGAAGATGGCCGTCGCGCGCCTCGCCTTCGGGATGTCGGAGGAGCTACGCGCGTCGAACGTCGCGGCGGTCGCCGTGACGCCGGGATTCATGCGAAGCGAGGCCGTGCTCGACCACTTCGGGGTGACGGAGTCGACGTGGAGGGATGGCGTCGCGAAGGACGCCAACTTCGCGCATTCGGAGACGCCGTTCTTCGTCGGCCGCGCGGTGGCCGCGCTCGCGGCGGACCCGCGGGTCATGGAGAAGACCGGCCGCGTGTTCGCGTCGTGGACGCTTTCGGACGAGTACGGCTTCACGGACGTGGACGGGCGGCGTCCGCACTGGGGCCGTCACTTCGCGACCGCGTATCCGGGCGCGACGCGGCCGCTCGACGACGGATACTACGCCTATTGGCGCGGCTACGAGGCGATGGCCTCGGTGTTCGGTTCGGGGACGTGACCTAAGCGCCGCGCTCGCGCGCGATGCGGGCGATGCGCCGCACGCCCTCCGCGACGACCGAGGGGTCGTCGGCGAAGCAAAGCCTGAACCAACCGGGCTCGGACTCGTGGAAGACGTGCCCCGGGGACACGTTCACGCGGCCGCGCTCGAAGAGCGCGCGCCAGAGTGTCTTCTCCGCTTCGAGCGTCGGCGCGGCGAGGGCGCCGCGGAGGTCGATCCAGACGAAGAGTCCGGCGGTCGCTGGCAGGAACGGAATGCCGTGCGCGGCGAGCGCGTCGGTCGTCGTTTCGTAGGCCTTCCGGAGGCGCTCGCGGCTCGTCTCCACGAGACGCGTCGTCCACGCGTCGTCCGCAAGGAGCCTTGCGACGAGGGCCTGTGTGTCGGTCGAGACGGGCGCGAGGTAGGCGTGCTCGCGCATCGCCGCGCGCACCTGGGGGTTGCGCGTGTGGAGCACGCCCACCTTGAGGCCCGAAAGCCCGAAATCCTTCGCGAGACCGTACACGAGGTGCACGCGGCCCGGTTCCCGGTGCGCGAGCGCGAGCGCGCTCGCGAACGGGTCGCCGCCGTACACGGAGTTGGCGTAGATCTCGTCCACGACAAGATGGATCTCGCGCCGCGCCACGAGGTCGATGAGGCCGCCCACGAGGCCCGGCGGGTAGACGCGGCCCAGGGGGTTGTGCGGCGTGTTGACGAGCACGGCGCGGACGCGGCGCCCGCTCGATTCGGCGCGCGCGATCGCCTTGTCGACGCGCTCGGGGGTGAGCATGTAGCCATCGGCGCTCGAAAGCGGAACGGGCGCGATCTGCACGTCCGCGCGCGCCGTGAGGTCGTGGTCGAAGCCGGGATAGTACGGCGTCGGAATCGCGATCGCCTCCCCCGCGTCCGCGAGGGTCGCGGCCAGCGTGTCGAGGATCGCGCTCGCGCCGGACATGAGGACGATGTCCTCCGCGTCGACCGCGACGCCGGTCGTGCGACCGAGAAAACGCGCGACCGCCGCGCGGGCCTCGGGCGTGCCGTAGAGCTCGCGGTAGTGGACGTCGCGCGGCTCGAGACCGCGAGGCGCGTTCAGGATCGGCTCCTCGAGGTCCCAGAGCAGCCTGTTCTCGGCGGCGCCGAAATTCACGTAGCCTTCGGGATTCGCGCTCGGGTGATACGGGTCGGCGACGGCCTCGAAGTGGGCCTTCACGAGCGGCGGCCGCTCGCCGAGGAGTCGCTCCGAGCGCTTCGAGATCACGCTTTGCGCCTCCCGGTCATGAGGCCCGGATGCACGCCGAGGCCCAGGCTCGCGTCGAGCACGGCGCCGTGCAGCACGCGCGCCTCGTCGCCGCAGAGCCAGAAGACAAGGTCCGCGATCTCGTCGGGCTGGATGAGACGACCTCGCGGGAGCGCCGCCTCGAACGCGCGGCGCTCGTCAACCGAAAGGCGCTTGAGCGTGCTCGCCTCGAACATGCTCGTCTCGGTCGCGCCGGGGCAGACCGCGAAGACGTCGACCGGGTCGTGCGCGAGCTCCGCCGCGAGCTGTCGCGTCATGAACGCGAGCGCGGCCTTGCTCATGCCGTCCGCGATTCGGAAGCCCGGGAACTGCGTGACGCCGCCGTCCACGGAGGCGACGTTCACCACTTTTCCGTAGCCGCGCTCGACCATCCCGGGAACGAGCGCCTGCGCGAGCCAGAGCGGCCCGACGGCGTTGACGTGCAGGAGCGCCGCGTCCTGCTCGGCTGCGCCCGCGACGTACCCCTCGACGGTCTTCGTGCCGAGGCCGGCGTTGTTGACGAGGACGTCGACGTCGCCCGGAAGCGCCGCGAGCAGCGCGTCGTGGCTCGCCTTGTCGCCCTGGTCGAACGCGAACGCCGCCACGTCCGCGCCGTGGAGTTCGGACACGAGGGCCTTCGCGCGGTCGGCGCCCGTGCGATACGTGAACCACACGCGGTCGCCCGCGCGGGCGAAGCGCTCGACGGTCGAGCGTCCGATGCCGCTCGATCCTCCGGTCACGAGCACGTTGCGCGGCTTCTTCGTCATGGTCGTCGCGGGGGCTAGGCTTCGGCCCGTCCTAAAGGTGGCGCCCTCAAAGCGAGGCGCGGATGGCCCAGAGGTCGGGGAAGTGCGGCTTGAAGATCGTCTGCTTCAGGTATTCGGCGCCCGCGGACCCGCCCGTGCCGGTCTTCGTCCCGATGGTCCGCTCGACCATCTTCACGTGTCGGTAGCGCCACTCCTGCAGGCCCTCGTCGATGTCGACCATCCGCTCGCAGAGCTGCATGAGCCCGAAGTCCTTGCGGTAGATGGCGACGAGCGTCTCCTGCACGGCCGCGTTCGGCTCGTACGGCTCGCGCACGTCCCGCGCGAGCACCTCGGCGGGCACGTCGTGGCCCTGCGAGGCGAGGAGCTTGAGGAACGCGTCCCAGAGCGTCGGCGACGCGTGCCGCGCCTCGAGCCGGTCGCGCGCGGAGCCCTCGGGCATGTGCGCGTAGACGTGGCGGTGGCGGCGGCCGAGGATCATCTCCAGCTCGCGGAACTGCGCCGACTGGAAGCCGCTCGCGGCGTCGAGGCGGGATCGGAATGAGGAGAACGAGACGGGCGTCATGGTCTCGAGGATGTCCACCTGGCTCACGAGCGTCTTCAGGATGGTGCGCACGCGGTTGAGCCCCGCGAGCGCGCCCGGCACGTCGCTCTTCTCGAACGCGCGCTGCAGGGCGTCCATCTCGTGGAGGACCTGCTTGAACCACAGCTCGTACACCTGGTGAATGACGATGAAGAGCATCTCGTCGTGCTCGGGGCCGTCGCTCCGCGGTTCCTGGAGCGAGAGCAGCTCGTCGAGCTTCAGGTACGATCCGTACGTGAGGGCCGCGTGCGGTTGGCCGGGCATGCCGCGTCCGGGACGAGCGTCCCGTGGTTAAGGCTTTCCCGCCGACAAAGCCGGGAAACGCTTACCGTGCCGCGGACCGCCCGGGGATCGGGAGGCCGCCAGCGTGTCCACCGCCCGAACCGTCACCGTCCTCGTCCTCGCCGCGACGCTCGCCGCGCCCCCCATCGCGCTCGCCGACTTCGCGTGGCCGATGCGCTGGGAGGCGACCGAGACGGGTCGGGTCGGCCTCGACGCGGCGGGGCAGAAGAACTGCGTCGCCGAGGCGATGCACGGGGACCCGCTCGCGGCGTGCCCGCTCGAGGCCACGGGCCAGGCGTACCCGGCCCTGGGCCGCCGCGTGCTCGACGACGTCTACGTGGCCATCGGACCGCAGCACCCCAACAAGGTGTTCGCCTGGGTCGACGAGTCCCGCGCGGCCGTCGAATCGGGAAGCGCGCCGCCTTACACGCGGCCGTTGAACCTCCTCCTGAGCGGAGGCAATTGGCGGCAGGATTCGGAGGGCGAGATGCCCGACGTCATCACCCCGGGCGGCGGCATGTTCTCCGCGATGTACGGCTGGTGGAGCGACCTCGACGGCGACGGCGTGGCGGAGGTCGTCCCCGGCGTGAACGATCCCCCGACCGAGGAGAACGAGTGGGTGTCGAAGCCGGACGCGGTGGTCGTTTCCTACATCGAGCCCGGGAGCCACCCGATGGTCACGAACCGCGCGACGCCCGGTCCCGACGATCCGGACATCACGTATCTCTCGGTGTACTACTACTCGATGGGTTATCCGGTGATCTTCGCGGATGGCTCCCTCCTCCGGCCGATCACCGTCACGACGGTGGCCGACGCGCTCCTCTCGCCCGACGACGAAGGTCGCCCGTACACCGCGGGCGTCCTGTCGCGCGCCGACATCGATCGGTACGTCTCGATGGCTCCCGCCCCCGTCGGCGCGCTCTACCAGACGGTGGCCGGCGACGTCGCGGACGACTACGCATCGCCGAGCCTCGGCCTCTGCCCCGCGCGATGCGAGCCCGGTCCGATGCCGCTCGGCTCGACGCCTCTCGGGGGCACGCTCGAACCCCTTCTGGAGAGCGCATGGGCGAGATATCCGCGCGAATGGGCCGCAGGAAGCGGCTCGACCTCGGCGGGTCGCCACGCGGCGCACCTCGAAAACTATGCGCCGTGGATCGATCTCCTGCCGCGGACGAGCAATCCGCTGTGGCTTGCGTCGCTCTTTCCCGGCCCCCTCGTGGGACGCAACGTCGGCGAGGACCAGGCCGCCGCGCCCGGATCCTTCGCGCTCGAAGCCTGGATCGGCCTGTGGAAGGACCACAGCGCGGACGGGTTCGTCGGCCGCCCGGTGGCGGACGATCCGTACGAAGGCGGATCGCGCCCCCTCCCGGACGATTATCTCGCGTCGAAGGGCGAATTCATCGGCGTCTTCGGGCGCGAATCGGGGGATCCCAACGCTCCCGACGCCTTCACGCTGACCGCCACGCTGACGCCCGACACCGACTGGGGCCCCGGCGGGGTCTTCGTGTGGGCGAGCGAGCTTCCCCTCGGCGCCGTCCTGCTCCTGAACTGCAGGAACTTCACCGAGGGTTGCGCGGTGCGCGAAGGGCCCATCCGCATGTCGCTCGTCTTCGATTCGACGACCGCAGGCCGTTACGCCTCCTGGGGGAGCGTCTTCATGCCGGCGGGATCGCCCGGCTTCACCGTCTGCACCGACACGGTGTGGATCCGCCATGCGATCGGCGGGGAGGTCGTGGTCGAACCGGTCCGCGACTGCGACCGCATCGCGCGCTACGTATGAGCCTGACAGATACGCCCCGACCGGCAAACCGAGACAAGCGTTATCCTTGTCGCCTGCGGCTCATGCCCCGGAGGCTCAGTTCGCCATGTCCGCGAAACTCGCCACGGCAGCGTTCGTCCTGTCCGTCCTCGCCCTCGTCGGTCCCGGTTCCGCCCAGTGGAGCTGGTCCTTGCAATGGGAAGAGACGGAAACGGACCGCCTCGCGCTCGAGGCCGCCGGCCAGGCGAATTGCGTGAGCGAGGTCGTGCGCGCCGAGGATCCGCTCGCCCGATGTCCGGCCGAGGCGACCGGATGGATCCATCCCGCGGAGGGTCTGCGCGTGCTCGACGACACCTACGTCGTGACGGGGCCCACGCATCCCTACAAGTTCACGGGCTGGGCGTCAACTACAGCCAAGAACGTGGAGGAAGGTCGCCGCGCCGACTACCTTTCGATCGTCCAGATGCTCCTCGATGGCGGGAACTGGCGCCAGGATTCGGAAGGCGAGATGCCGGACATCATCACGCCGGGCGTGGGCAACTTCGTCGCGCTCTACGGGTGGTGGGCCGATCTCGACGGCGACGGCGTGGCCGAGATCAAGCCCATCTACGCGAACCCCGGTCCCGACAACGAGTGGGTGGCCAAGGGAGGCGCGACGGTGGTATCTTACGTGGAGCCCGGGAGCCGACCGGAGCTCACGAACCGGGCGCAGCCGGGAAAGAGCGATCCCGACATCGTCTACGTCTCGCAGGGCGTCTATCGACAGGATTACGTAATCCTGTTCCTCGACGGGTCGCTCCTGCGGCGAACGACGGTGACCACCGTCGCCGACGCCCTCCTTTCGGCGGACGGCGAAGGTCGACCCTACACCGCCGACGCGTATTCGCGCGTGGACATCGACGTGTACGCCGCGCTCGCGCCGGGGCCGCTCGAGGCGCTCTACGGCGCGGTCGCCGGGGAGATCTCCGACCATTACGGCGCGCCGAGCCTCGGCATCTGTCCGGCGCGCTGCCAGCC
This window encodes:
- a CDS encoding winged helix-turn-helix transcriptional regulator, with product MPRRAPAIGSVWLALSVILTAFVRWPNGRKLSGRARKIIEHVREHPGCNLSELRRAVPMAWGTLYHHLRRMASAGFVKTLRHRRSLLVFPPHVQPSAPTPRPAAAALASRGARVLAELILATPHRTIPELAALSGLTPRMVYIHLRRFEDCGFIVLPSPRRFTGFRTTERLEAALVHERRVPPRFP
- a CDS encoding SDR family oxidoreductase; translated protein: MTKKPRNVLVTGGSSGIGRSTVERFARAGDRVWFTYRTGADRAKALVSELHGADVAAFAFDQGDKASHDALLAALPGDVDVLVNNAGLGTKTVEGYVAGAAEQDAALLHVNAVGPLWLAQALVPGMVERGYGKVVNVASVDGGVTQFPGFRIADGMSKAALAFMTRQLAAELAHDPVDVFAVCPGATETSMFEASTLKRLSVDERRAFEAALPRGRLIQPDEIADLVFWLCGDEARVLHGAVLDASLGLGVHPGLMTGRRKA
- a CDS encoding aminotransferase class I/II-fold pyridoxal phosphate-dependent enzyme, which encodes MISKRSERLLGERPPLVKAHFEAVADPYHPSANPEGYVNFGAAENRLLWDLEEPILNAPRGLEPRDVHYRELYGTPEARAAVARFLGRTTGVAVDAEDIVLMSGASAILDTLAATLADAGEAIAIPTPYYPGFDHDLTARADVQIAPVPLSSADGYMLTPERVDKAIARAESSGRRVRAVLVNTPHNPLGRVYPPGLVGGLIDLVARREIHLVVDEIYANSVYGGDPFASALALAHREPGRVHLVYGLAKDFGLSGLKVGVLHTRNPQVRAAMREHAYLAPVSTDTQALVARLLADDAWTTRLVETSRERLRKAYETTTDALAAHGIPFLPATAGLFVWIDLRGALAAPTLEAEKTLWRALFERGRVNVSPGHVFHESEPGWFRLCFADDPSVVAEGVRRIARIARERGA
- a CDS encoding helix-turn-helix domain-containing protein encodes the protein MARPRTASDARILEATRRAVARVGPYRMTLADVEREAGITASAIVQRFGSKRALLLRLVADGAAQAGSALAPKRGEAPLDVLVDGLAREASFATPESIAGSLAFLGLDVADDAFRKHALAFLAARGEAVRALLRRARRRGDLARVEIDALARSVEVAYHGSLIRWALAREGPASDEVRRDIEAVLAPHRRVKGTAGGRGVHGRARPRDVRSSGNR
- a CDS encoding SDR family oxidoreductase, producing MNLKGKVALVAGATRGAGRGIAAMLGEAGATVWCTGRSVAGASATPGRPETLEETAALVESKGGDAFVARVDHTREDDVRRLFERVRAESGGLDILVNDIWGGDARTAWGTPFWKLDPADAEAMIRSGLLTHLVTARHGVPLLRERGKGLVVELTDGDGGNYRGHLYYDLVKMAVARLAFGMSEELRASNVAAVAVTPGFMRSEAVLDHFGVTESTWRDGVAKDANFAHSETPFFVGRAVAALAADPRVMEKTGRVFASWTLSDEYGFTDVDGRRPHWGRHFATAYPGATRPLDDGYYAYWRGYEAMASVFGSGT
- a CDS encoding tryptophan 2,3-dioxygenase family protein — its product is MPGQPHAALTYGSYLKLDELLSLQEPRSDGPEHDEMLFIVIHQVYELWFKQVLHEMDALQRAFEKSDVPGALAGLNRVRTILKTLVSQVDILETMTPVSFSSFRSRLDAASGFQSAQFRELEMILGRRHRHVYAHMPEGSARDRLEARHASPTLWDAFLKLLASQGHDVPAEVLARDVREPYEPNAAVQETLVAIYRKDFGLMQLCERMVDIDEGLQEWRYRHVKMVERTIGTKTGTGGSAGAEYLKQTIFKPHFPDLWAIRASL